agcaaatcttggaagctgtggcagatggatgtcaaaaacgctttcttacatggagaacttgacaaaaacatttatatggagcaaccaagaggctttgagaacaagatccatcctgagcatgtatgcaaattaaagaaggcactatatggcttgaaacatgctccaagagcttggtacgggaaaattggtgagttcttggtacaaagtggttttacagttgctccttcagattctagtttatttgtgaaacaagatcaatgaAAACTAGccgtagtgctagtatatgtggatgacttaattatcacgggagatcactatgaggagatccaaagaacaagagagaatctgtctatcagatttcatatgaaggagcttggagaactcaaacattttattggactcgaaatagagcagaaaagagaagggttatttctgggacaacagaaatatgcgcgagatcttttacaaaagtacggaatgcttaattgcaaacctatctcaactccgatgaatccgaatacaaaactacgagcagatgaaggaaaaagtcttcaagatgttaccatgtatcgaaagatggtcggaagtcttatttatctcacactaagccggccagacatatcttatgcagttggagtggttagtcgatacatgagcaatccgaagaagcctcaccttgatgttgtacgacgcatcttaaggtatgttaaaggcactattaactttggtattttatacaagaaaacaaaagaatgtcacgtgactggatattgtgacgccgattacgctggagactatgatacacgacggtcaacaactggatacatgtttagtcttggatcaggagtaatatcatggtgcagcaagagacaaccaacagtatccttgtcaagcactgaagcagaatatcgatcggcatcgtcagcaacacaagaaattacatggttgaaacaactaatggaagatcttcatcaatcaacagactatcaagtagagcttttctgcgataacctatcagctatacgtctagcagagaatccagtctttcacgcaagaacaaaacatatagaagtacactatcactatgttcgcgagaaggtccttgaaggggagatcaagatggtgccaacaaagacagatgaacaggtagcagatatattcaccaagagcctaagtaaaccgaagtttacaaaattcagagaagcacttggaatggtctgcaagacatcgttggaagaaaatttgcattgagggggagtgttaaaatacaatgcaaatttagaataatatggaattagtaaatgtatatgggtaaaatatttaaatattaatatgtataagaaaatatctagatattagaatatgagagaaaaatctagaaattgaaatgtaaaagaaaaatctagatatttgtaggttgtagaaatatctagatatttatatatccatggaaatatctaggttctagaatgttctatggagtagtataaatatgggaggagatttcatttatgttgtgtgaagttgtgagagtgaaataaaaagtgagttgtgaagaagagaagaagagtgtgagttagcgaaagtggagaagagaaagcttgtaagtaatattgtaattgtaatttaatataagtgtttttgttaagtttcccgatcaagccttaattttgtgtttaagttcttagtgcacttttgttgttcttattatatggtcggctctgctgcctaagtgatatatggtcggttataccgcctgaacgatatatggtcgacactgtcgcctaagtattattgtgcactaaggatttataaaattaaaggctaatcaacgtcaaagtgttggtgtagtgagtctagtatagtctagatcctctatagtgggtgtgttgggctcgtcaaagCTTCCAACACCTCATACTCTTATGTACGCAGCCCAGCAggattactccctggctgtttccaacccatccctggccaccactaaatattcgtcctaGACAGGACGAATATTGTATTTGTGTTAATCTATAACAGTCAAacttaattctgcaatcttaattGGTTTTTAATCTAGTATTAATGTTGTATTTGTGTTTGTATCGATTATATGATTGTGATTAGTTCTTATACGAGTATATATAAAAACTAGGACTCAAACAGAAACTTCTCTTTGTTATACTAAAAACAATAGGTACACTAATTGTATGTGCATGCATGTTTAATTTTAGTCTTGGTTAATTGATTTTTTTTACAGATAAAACACATGCACATACATAGCCTTAATAAAACACATATGTCAAGCGATTTGAGTTCATAAGTACTTGAATTACATTATTAAAAAATGTTACATATAGAATTATAGATATGCTATGTTTCATCTCATAAACATtttaaacattaaatcataaaaaaTAAACATtttaaacattaaatcataaaaaaGACTTTAGTTTCTACTCCAGTAACGTAGTGGCTTTCCTCATTCCATATAGCTGATTGAACCAACTTCGATACCTTCCATATACTGAGTTCCCCACATTAATTCCAATAACCAACCCAATTCCAAAGCCTGTTAATATGAAAACCCAAACGATTACATCACCTGAGAGGAAAGACTCGTTCTCGTCGCTTGTATGTGGATTTGTCGACGTCGTTGAACCTTGACAATCAATGGATAACGGTTGTCCACACAACAGAGGATTACCCACGTAAGAATGGTTCTCAAATGTATTGAACTGATTCCCACTTGGTACGCGCCCCTCAAGATGGTTAAACGACACATTGAACATGGCAAGGAAGCCAAGTTGTAACAACTCTTGAGGAATTTTTCCCGATAGCTCGTTATGTGAGAGATCCAAAGATTCGAGGTTTTTTAGATTCCCCAATGATGGTAAAACATAACCCGTAAGATGGTTGTTGGAAAGATTAAGTGATTCAAGGCCTTGAAGATCTGTGAGTGATTGTGGAATCTCTCCTTCAAAACTGTTACACGAGAAGTCAATTGCATTAAATATGTTTAAAATCTTCGCGTACTCTGTTTTGACACCTTTGTTGATTAACGTCATCGTGTATGGAATCTCGCGGGGCAAACATGTTGGTATTGAGATATCGAATCCCATAATAGATGAGTTTCCGGCGTAAACAGATTTCATTGACTTCCAAATCTTGAAGTACTTGTCAGGTAGCTGACCACTAAAGCTGTTATTTGAAAGATCCATGATCCGTAACTTGGGGAACTCTACGTTAAAAGTAGACGAATCTTGAATTGCACCGAAAAATTTGTTGGACCTTAAGATAAGCACTTGAAGCTCAGTAAGAGTTCCTAACCAAAACGGAAAGACACCATCGAAAGAGTTATCTCCAATGTTGAGAACCTCTAAGTTAGTACAATTAGCTAATGATTTCGGTAACGGACCAGTAAATCGATTTCCACTCAAATCAATCATCTTCAACTGGCTTTCATTTGTATTGATATTTGTTACCGTGCCATGAAGTTTATTTCGATTCAGATCCAAAACTATCAAATTGCTTAATTCGGGTAAACATGAGGGAAGGGTTCCTGTCAAGCTATTGTTTGACAAATCAAGAAATTGAAGAGATTCGAATTGACATATCAATGGTGGTATCTCTCCTATAATCTTATTGTTTGAGACAGAATAATAAACTATGGTCTTTGGAGGGATTGGTAGTCGCCCGCTTAGCAGATTATTATAAATACGAATTGCTTGCAAACGAACCCAAGGTAGTAAACGAGAATGTTGATCAAATCCGGTGATAACGTTGTCTGAGAGATCAATATACAACATCGATTCTCGACTGTTGTTTAATATCCACGCAGGTATGAGACCGCCAATTTTGTTCTTGAAAAGAACTAAGGATTCCATTTGTCGTTGGACGCGCAAGAAGGAAGGGAATTCCTTTAATTCGCACGATGACAGTCGCAATTGTGTCAGTTGAGTTAGGGTGCGATCGGTGTAGTTTTCAGAGCTGACAATTGATATTCCGTCTAGGAACAAACCTTGGAGTGAATTGAGTCCAAAGAATGTGTCTAGGTTCAGACTGTCGTTAAATTTGTTACTAGTCAGATCAAGAAAGGTAAGGTTTTTGAAATTGGAAAGCTCACTGGGAACTCGACCGTACAATTGATTATCGTGAAGATCAAGATATGTTAGTTGGGTGAGGTTCGTAAATGAAGTTGGGATACCACCAAATATATAACTTGATGAGATTGTGAAATAactaagtttggttaagtttgcaaCAGAAGGAAGGATTTCATCGGCTATGTTCATATCATCTAGATAAAGCTGTTCAAGGTTGGTCAGTTTGTCAATCCAGCCGTAGTCACATTTCGTCTCGAAATTGTTATAACTAAGATCTAAAACCTTGAGTTTTGTAAGACTTGCTAATGAAGGAACTGGGCCCGTGAACTCGTTGAAGCCGAGAGCTAAGATAGTGACTTGTGTCAAGTTAGAGATAGACACCGGAATGCTACCCGAGAAGAAGGATCTAGAAAGATCCAAGAGTACCAAATGTTTTAGGTTGCTTATGGATTCTGGTATTATCCCAAAAAAACCTGTTGAATACAGACTCAGAGACTCGAGTAAGGCGTTGTTAGGAAATTCAGGCAAGGAACCAACAAGGTCGTGGTTCCGTGACATATTAAGATATTTCAGCTTTGGTAGGTGAAATATTGGAGTTGGAAATTCGCCACTGAATGCTGAATTATAAAAATCAAGGCTTGTTAATTGCTTGAGAGTAGTAATTTCAGATGGGATTTGAGATTTAACAAAATTGTTCCTGGAGAGGTTTAGCTTCTGAAGATGAACAAGTTTGAAGAGAGTACTGTTAGAAGTGATAGATCCATTGATTGAGCTTGCGCCCAAGTCAAGCTCGATCACATGGCCCTCACTGCTGCTACACACAACACCATCCCACAAACAGCAATCATGATCATTAATTGACGTATTGCTTTTGCTAACTGTAGTTTCAATCCAAGAATCTAACTTGTGAAACGAACTAAAAGATGTGCTTGTGTCATCTTGATGAAAAATGCTTTGCTTAAATTCAAACAAAGCTGAACACTCTTCAACATGGGTAATTGATGACGTAGTGGATGTGATCAGGACTAATAAGTATACAGAGGAGATCAATGACATCAAGTTGAAAGCCATAATTAAATAGTTGTAATTTGATTTTATTTGTTGTGGAAGTGGTTTGTTGTTTATGGATAGAGAGCATATGCAGGTATATTATCCTTATTAATTACGAGTATATAACTAAAAAGAAATGGACGACGGAAAAAGGAGACTAACATGGTGGTCCCATTTTAATTACATATCTAATCAAGTTATCAAATtgatattttcattttcatattgaTAAATTCACTGCGCATTGAGTACTTGCAATGTAGAATTGTCAAATATACAATTTGTGTTAGGAATAATCGTATGAGCTCTAACAAAATTTGATAACCTCAAATTATCAAACACACTAATAATAAATGGATTTAATGTGATGAACACGAAGAAACTAGGAAAAaaaacacaagaatttaacgacgTTATATGTAATCAAAACTTGATTATTTCAATTATCGGCCAACCAACGAGTATTCTTATTGATAAAATTCGTAGGTACATTTACAGGTTGCATATAGGGGTATTATAGCCTAAAACGAGTTAGAATCCCGATACAACGAAGAATCCTGTCAAAATCCAATTTCAGTCCGTCAGGTCAATCTCCCGATACGAGAGACCATTCTCCCTATACGGGAAGTGGTTGTGACCGACTCTCCATAATTCTTTGGGCTACCTCCCTATGCGGGAAACTTTCTCCATATATGGGAGACCTTCAACTGCACCAATTTTCACCTTATTTAACTCGACTTCGCACTCTTACAATTTGTAGTATATCTATCAATGTTGTCAGTGGATATATCATTATACTTTTGTATATTGTTCAATGGGAAATATTCATTTGCATCCTTAATTTTGTTTGAGAATCAGAGGATAAATCTCAGCTCATGGATCAATAAATTCAATGCCTAGGATTAAAAATGccgaacaatcacatgtgattgtcacgacaatcacatgtgattgtaagatTCAACTATATGTGATTGTACAGATTTCAAGCAAAATTAAAGATTTAAATGAATATTTCTCATCGTTCAATTACCTATCTTATAAAGTCTGACACACTTGATGAATGGTTTATCGTTTTTCGTCATTGTCAAGTAAAAGTACAAAGTTTTGTTTTGAAAAGTAATTTAGTGTTTGAATAAATTTTCAAAACTCTACAcaaaattaatttatttatgtattgTGTATCAGACCTAaggtgcgtttgtttacctcttaactaAATAGTTCAGCGCTGAATGCTAAAACATTCAatattcagtgcgtttgtttctgaacTTTAAATGACAGATGGtgttgaatggttcaacattcagcgCGTAACCATTCAGAGCTTGAACTACCTCTTAACCAttataaattttatgtaatatgcTCTTTAAATTATATCAAGAACACTTATTAAACAATTATATCGTACGTTTTATTAATGTCAAAgattaataaggtaattttacattATTTACATTATtcgttcaaaatgattatcaaacatgtTATTTCATTCAGAAGCAAATCATCCCATCAATTCCTGGAAAGTTTCTAATTATTCTGAAGGTTTTTTATTCATAATGAGTATAGGGTTTGTCACGCGTCATTGTGAAAATGAACAAGTTTGAAGAGAGTACTGTTAGAAGTGACAGGTCCATTGATTGAGCTTGCACCCAAGTCAAGCTCGATCACATGACCCTCATCGCTGCTACACGCCACACCATCTCACAAACAGCAATTAGGATCATTAGCTGACATATTGCTTTTGCTAACTGTAGTTTCAATCCAAGAATCTAACTTATGAAACGAACTAAAAGATGTGCTTGTGTCATCTTGATGAAAAATGCTTTGCTTAAATTCAAACAAAGCTAAACACTCTTCAACATGGGTAATTGATGACGTTGTGGATGTGATCAGGACTAATAAGTACACAGAGGAGATCAATGACATCAAGTTGAAAGCCATAATTAAATAGTTGCAATTTGATTTTATTTGTTGTGGAAGTGGTTTGTTGTTTATGGATAGAGAGCCTATGCAGGTACATCCTTATTAATTACGAGTATATAAAATAActaaggtgctgtttgttttttaagatgttttgtcAGAAGGTCTGTGAACCATGTCTGTAGAGAAGATGTGATCTGAAGATCTGCATGCTGAATATTAAAGACTGTTTTTTTTATCTGCAAAAATTATTGCGGTTCTAAATTAATGTCATTTGACATTTTAACAAATAATTGAGTATTAAACTAATATATAATAtagtaaaaattattaaaattcaaCATTTGAGGCAATAATACATACACACGCATCACCATCCATAGCCACAAAGTTCTTGCTTTCTTTactaattttgtttttattttattttatacataATAAATGGACTAAAATGTTCCAATCCTGCCAATATTTCAATTGGTCACCAAAGTCTCGAACTCAAACAaaattcatcaatttgatcaaTTACTCAATATAAatctcaaactcacaccaaaaaagCTTACAATATCCACATCCATGGTTAATACAGAGATACAATATTCACACCCACAGATGTTAttccaaacaagaaatcaaacccaAAAGCAATTTAAAATAAATCAAATTaaagaaaatattaaaagaattatacACCAATTTAGTGGGCTGGAGGTAGAGCAACCGGCAATGTTGCAGTCGGAGGTGTGCTGCCGGAGAGGGTGACGTCGTCGTCGGAAGGGGTGCGGCCAGAAGGATGTCTTCACTAGAGGTGGAGGTGGGTGGTGCAAGAATGGAAGAGAAATAGGTAGATGTTACGTATAGAGTATATCAAATTTGTCTTCTAACTTTGGAAGCACTATTCTAGAGCTGCAAGCTTGAAGACATTAGCAGATCTTATTTTGTCTTTTGTCTTCGAAAAAACAAACCGTCTTAAATAGAAATGTCTGCCCGCCAGAAAAACAAACACCACCTCCATTTCAATTACACATCTAATCAAGTTATCAAGTGGAAATGTCATTGATATTTCCTCATTGATACTTCCACTTTCATATAATCGATAAAATCCACTCCGCATCGAGTACTTGTAATGTACAATTGTCTAATATATAATTTGTAGTTGATTTATTAATTTTAGTAATGGATATATCAAATCCACTCCGCATTGAGTACTTGtaatcagtgttgtaaaaaacccgattactcgtcaGTTAATcccaaattaattatttttaagagCAATTTGTTCTAATTTCTAAATATTCATTTAATTAAACGGTtaacgtcaattgatggatcaaaatcgaatttagTAAACAAACTCGGTCAgagtaaaaaatggttaacattttaacatgaatttaaactagaattttatagttttgaagcaaaatgaacaattttagacaattatgttaaaaattatctttatatttatgatttttttctatagttacacatataatttttaaaatttaatatttaaatgtatacagtacaattcgATTAATCTCCAATTAATCCCCGAATTGTCGATTAATCCTTTCAAAGTCCCGACCAATCAATCATCGAATAGCGAAATTTGCATCCTTCGCTTGTAATATACAATTGTCTAATGTAGAATTTATAGTggatgtataaattttattactagaCATATCATTATACTTTTGTACATCTTTAATTTTATTACTAGACATATCATTATACTTTTGTACATCTTTCAATCACCTATCTTATCAAGTCTGATACACTTGATGAATGGTTTTCATATTTATCGTTTTTTCGCTGTTGTCAAAAATGTACAAAATTTTGTTTTGAAAAGTAATTTAAGTGTTTGAATACATTTTCAAAACTGTAcacaaaattaatatatttatgtattgTGTATCAGacttagggtgcgtttgtttacTTCTTAACTGACTGGTTCAACGCGTGAATGCTTAAACATTCAGCATTCAGTGTGTTTGTTTCTGACTTATGAATGAcagatggtgctgaatggttcaacattaAGTGCTTAACCATTCAGAGTTTGACATATCTCACTTGTTTACCTTATTTGCATTATTCGTTCAAAATATTATCAAACAGTGATCTCATTCAGAAACAAACCATCCCATCAATTCCCACGGAAGTTTCTAATTATTCCGAAGGTTTTTGTTTTATTCATAATGAGTATAGGGTTCGTCACCGCTTTGTTGTGAGTGTAAAAATTATTGTTGTcaaaattatataattttttataaaatatatttaacgaATTGAGCTTAACAAAAAAAAATCTCAGTTCAACCTACCAAATTCACATTCCGGTCTTCGAAACTATGAATCTTTCATCTCTTCTCCTCCCGCGAGAAGGACGTGTCTAAGGATGCTACTTCGGGCGGGCGTGCTTCTTTCTAGGGGGCTAGAGAGTTGTAGATTCGTAAAACAGGAGAATAGCCTTTTCTTTCTATTATATTAGCCCAGCACGCtagcataatttaaaattaaagttTCTATAATTAAACCAATCAATCAAACCCATGTAATAGAAATATATGAAAAaagaaaaagattttttttatataaaatgaaaaaagTTCTATGAAAAAAaaggttgtacaaaatattatagaGTTGTTAAGGTGTTTAACATGTTTATACAAAATAACAGGCGTCAATTAAACGTCAATAATAATCGAAAAGTACTACCTATTAACTCACATTAACGACAGACTTTAGGGTTGTCATTAGTAAAATCAAAAAGATTACATAATTATATAAGCTAAAAATTATAAACCACATtatttaaatttttataaaaatttttcaAAGACTAGGGCTTGAAAAGTAATCTCTCTAAGTCTAATTTATTCGGTAACGACGTTGATATAGCAAATATGGCAACCTAAACGGGTTGTGCTTCGGGGTGTTTTAAGTTTCTTGGGTTTATGCTTGGGGCTAATGTGTAAAGGATCGTAAATTGGGCTCATTTAATCGATAAGTTTAAAGCAAGATTATCTTCCTAGTATACAAACTTGCTATCTATTGGTGGGTGATTTACACCCATCAAATCCATACTAGGAAGGTAAGGTCAAACATGAAAAAGAAAAAATTAAGGGTCAAATGAGTCGTTGAAGGGGACGAAAACATAAAAAAATTTCATTCGTCTATACGGAGAAGATACTTAAAGCGAAATATACGAACTTTAAGCATCAACGGAGTATGGAACGAGGAACACATTGACATTAAATCAACCGTGTTTAAATACTTCGAGTCACTCTTCAAAAGTCGAAGTGTAAACAAAATGAAATTTTTGAATACCATGAATCAGCCCTACACTAAACAAATCACGAGTGATCAAGCAGCTGCTATAGAAGTGATTTTTTCAAAAACGGAAGTTGTAGTAACTCGTCGATATAATTTGTAAGTTTGAGTCCCTTATAAAGTAACTCTCATCCTTATCAGACACAAAGCTTTTTGGGGCTACGAGCAcaacagatcccatgagaactctgcagttaagcgtgctcgagcgtgagtagtactaggatgggtgacctcctgggaagtcctcgtgtggtAACAAGAAAAAGCTGTGCGCCAACGGACAAAGCGAACAATATTGTTGTCGTGGTAAGGAGGGatgttacatatggtatcagagcattagccTATCGGGGTGTGACGGGCACTCGGGTCGTGTATCTCATGAGGTATAGATCTTGGGTATCAATTTGTATTGGCTTAACGAGGACGTCAAGATTCTAAGTGAGGGAGTTTGTAGTGACTCGTTCCTCATCGGATATAATATGTAAGTTTGAGTCCATTATAAGGTAACTATCATCCTTATCATACACAACGCGTTTCGGGGCTACAAACACAACATATACCATGAGAATTCTGCAGTTAAGTGTGCTCGAGaaggagtagtactaggatgggtgacctcctaggaaGTCCTCgcgtggtcaccaagaaaaagaagtgtgcctacgggcaaagcggacaatattgttgtCGTGGCCGGTAAGGAGGATGTTGCATGGAATATGTTAAAATTGGTGGTGTTTTTGGTTTGAATCCTTCACAAAAATGTTTAATAGCTACATATTTAGTATATTGCAATCAATTTCAAGGTTTAAttcaatcaattgaatttttggcaAAAATCTCACTATGTAGATCTTGCGACGTCACGCTTTTTAGTTTGGTTATATGAGTTCTCTAATATCaacgacttatatatatatatatatatatatatatatatatatatatatatatatatatatatatatatatatatatatatatatatatatatatatatatatattgatgcgtGTGGAACTATACATCATTTACCCTCagaatttatacaagattcaaatattacaaataagcACGCAAAACTATCGAGCACTTAGAACCCAGTTATTATAGcacttaatgtaagtattcttatcaagttcgttccAAGAGAGCGGTGTAAATTGCATAattgaaactaatagttatcctaggggtttgtttgattggggtttTTGCGATAGATTTTAACTAACAACTAAACTTATTCAAATAAATAAACTTAAACTTAACGagcaacaagtaacaagtaactaagAAATGAGATTTAATCAATAGACaaagagtgttcacttatctaatcctctctatgcttggattgccctTGTTTTACCTAATTTGATATCGCTTTAGTTGTTTGAACTAGTGGATGTTTAGtattactaccaaaccttaatcaaattatacttttgtaaactcacATAAGCATGGTATGagttggttattgagattatgcttgggttgaaatcacttaaaacccttcaactatcaaaatcacttaagatagtcaaacaccactatgttgaacaaagttcaattgaaaaccaacttagactagaaacacaatcacttgaaatccctaTTCTAGTTGTCGAGattacctaaggtgttgaagcacaaattgattcacttctcaaatcactaagagagctactcaatctatgtaatcaaagtaaaaccaatatcAAATCATAGCGATGGACctcatagctaacacaataacacttgatcatgtattttcattcaaaacaacttcattcaatagattaagggctAATCctatgcattagagattcataga
The window above is part of the Rutidosis leptorrhynchoides isolate AG116_Rl617_1_P2 chromosome 1, CSIRO_AGI_Rlap_v1, whole genome shotgun sequence genome. Proteins encoded here:
- the LOC139842235 gene encoding receptor-like protein 49; protein product: MAFNLMSLISSVYLLVLITSTTSSITHVEECSALFEFKQSIFHQDDTSTSFSSFHKLDSWIETTVSKSNTSINDHDCCLWDGVVCSSSEGHVIELDLGASSINGSITSNSTLFKLVHLQKLNLSRNNFVKSQIPSEITTLKQLTSLDFYNSAFSGEFPTPIFHLPKLKYLNMSRNHDLVGSLPEFPNNALLESLSLYSTGFFGIIPESISNLKHLVLLDLSRSFFSGSIPVSISNLTQVTILALGFNEFTGPVPSLASLTKLKVLDLSYNNFETKCDYGWIDKLTNLEQLYLDDMNIADEILPSVANLTKLSYFTISSSYIFGGIPTSFTNLTQLTYLDLHDNQLYGRVPSELSNFKNLTFLDLTSNKFNDSLNLDTFFGLNSLQGLFLDGISIVSSENYTDRTLTQLTQLRLSSCELKEFPSFLRVQRQMESLVLFKNKIGGLIPAWILNNSRESMLYIDLSDNVITGFDQHSRLLPWVRLQAIRIYNNLLSGRLPIPPKTIVYYSVSNNKIIGEIPPLICQFESLQFLDLSNNSLTGTLPSCLPELSNLIVLDLNRNKLHGTVTNINTNESQLKMIDLSGNRFTGPLPKSLANCTNLEVLNIGDNSFDGVFPFWLGTLTELQVLILRSNKFFGAIQDSSTFNVEFPKLRIMDLSNNSFSGQLPDKYFKIWKSMKSVYAGNSSIMGFDISIPTCLPREIPYTMTLINKGVKTEYAKILNIFNAIDFSCNSFEGEIPQSLTDLQGLESLNLSNNHLTGYVLPSLGNLKNLESLDLSHNELSGKIPQELLQLGFLAMFNVSFNHLEGRVPSGNQFNTFENHSYVGNPLLCGQPLSIDCQGSTTSTNPHTSDENESFLSGDVIVWVFILTGFGIGLVIGINVGNSVYGRYRSWFNQLYGMRKATTLLE